One Avibacterium avium genomic window carries:
- a CDS encoding type II secretion system protein encodes MAKMKGFTLLEFLIVLLISSMLLLTALPVWQQNQEQWLLGKEQQRLYLFFRTIQRRVENSNQVWFLVANRDLTSQKWCIAAQVKSEKICNCLQPHLCADELMANIYQPLFPKQTMISSKHYFPQEMARFSGIRNTIQADCFLLQAGQAKTLFSFFNVGSLKLKQGNSLSACGEP; translated from the coding sequence ATGGCTAAAATGAAAGGTTTCACGCTATTAGAATTTCTTATCGTGCTATTGATTTCCAGTATGCTATTGCTTACGGCCTTGCCCGTATGGCAACAGAATCAGGAACAATGGTTGCTAGGCAAAGAGCAACAGCGCTTATATTTATTTTTCCGTACCATTCAACGGCGCGTAGAAAATTCTAATCAAGTATGGTTTTTAGTGGCGAATCGTGATCTGACAAGTCAAAAATGGTGCATTGCCGCCCAAGTCAAAAGCGAAAAAATATGCAACTGTTTACAACCGCACTTATGTGCAGACGAGCTAATGGCGAATATTTATCAACCCTTGTTTCCAAAACAAACAATGATTAGCAGTAAACATTATTTTCCGCAAGAAATGGCTAGATTCAGCGGTATCCGCAATACCATTCAAGCGGACTGCTTCTTATTGCAAGCAGGGCAAGCGAAAACCTTATTTTCTTTTTTTAATGTGGGTAGCTTAAAGCTAAAACAGGGAAATTCGCTCAGTGCGTGCGGAGAGCCTTAG
- a CDS encoding PulJ/GspJ family protein — protein sequence MNRYLKGQSLLGLMIALVVSSLLLIAIVKFYQHSQWQIQQMNARLFLQAEIERTLQLIGKDLRRTGFRAAVGKRKVDNLALFEQDSQGTSLVVSQATGEKPNSCVLFFYDLDNSGCIGSTYTKGLCVENGKNRAKEIERELFGYRLKQKMLETRLTYKNTVKQKCTKEECQTYIQQPACEKGGWVDLFDDREIAITHFSLQWLKEPLLLVAQLKGQLVKQPHIEYESETVIPLLNQGGAE from the coding sequence ATGAACCGCTATTTAAAAGGGCAAAGTTTGCTAGGTTTGATGATCGCCTTGGTGGTATCTAGCCTATTATTAATCGCCATCGTGAAATTTTATCAACATAGCCAATGGCAAATTCAGCAAATGAATGCACGGCTGTTTTTACAAGCCGAAATAGAAAGAACCCTGCAATTAATCGGCAAAGATTTACGCCGAACGGGATTTCGTGCAGCCGTTGGAAAGCGTAAAGTGGATAATCTTGCCTTGTTCGAGCAAGACAGCCAAGGCACAAGTCTTGTTGTTAGCCAAGCCACGGGAGAAAAGCCGAATAGCTGTGTGTTATTTTTCTATGATTTGGATAATTCAGGTTGTATTGGCTCTACTTACACCAAAGGATTATGCGTTGAAAATGGTAAAAATCGAGCAAAAGAAATCGAACGTGAATTGTTTGGTTATCGCCTAAAGCAAAAAATGCTAGAAACACGTTTAACTTACAAAAACACCGTTAAGCAAAAATGCACAAAAGAAGAATGCCAAACTTACATTCAGCAACCCGCGTGTGAGAAAGGCGGTTGGGTGGATCTGTTTGATGATCGTGAAATTGCGATCACCCATTTTTCTTTGCAGTGGCTAAAAGAACCTTTGTTGCTTGTAGCACAGTTAAAAGGGCAACTCGTCAAGCAGCCGCATATTGAATATGAAAGCGAAACAGTGATTCCTTTGCTCAATCAAGGCGGTGCAGAATGA